Proteins encoded in a region of the Isosphaeraceae bacterium EP7 genome:
- the ltaE gene encoding low-specificity L-threonine aldolase, whose product MSQSSPIDLRSDTLTMPTAAMRRAMAEAPVGDDVYGEDPTVRELERRTAELLGKEAALFVPSGTMSNQIAIGAHCRPGDELICDSTAHVYVWEGGGIARLHGVSPRTIVGDRGRLTVDLLRGLIQPDDIHYAQTRLVSLENTHNRSGGRVQPLEQIEAISKWAHEHGLKMHLDGARLWNAVVASGIPASAWAAPFDTVSVCFSKGLGAPVGSALVGPAEIIHKAALRLRKVFGGGMRQAGIIAAGALHALDHHVDRLAEDHANARVIAAAVEAVDGLSLECGPVETNLIWIAVAPRLGTAANFAARLREHGVLVSPLGPQVVRACTHLNVSADQTTRAAVAFKEAARTT is encoded by the coding sequence ATGAGTCAGTCGAGCCCGATCGACCTTAGGTCCGATACCCTGACGATGCCGACCGCCGCCATGCGCCGGGCCATGGCCGAGGCCCCGGTGGGCGATGATGTCTACGGCGAAGATCCGACCGTGCGCGAGCTCGAGCGGCGCACGGCCGAGCTGCTGGGCAAGGAGGCCGCCCTCTTCGTGCCGTCGGGCACCATGTCCAACCAGATCGCCATCGGCGCCCACTGCCGCCCCGGCGACGAGCTGATCTGCGACTCCACCGCCCACGTCTACGTCTGGGAAGGGGGGGGCATCGCTCGGCTGCATGGGGTCAGCCCCAGGACGATCGTCGGCGACCGAGGCAGGCTAACCGTCGACCTCCTGCGCGGCCTGATTCAGCCGGATGACATCCACTATGCCCAGACCAGGCTCGTCAGCCTCGAGAACACTCACAACCGCAGCGGAGGCCGGGTGCAGCCTCTTGAGCAGATCGAAGCCATCTCAAAATGGGCCCATGAACACGGCCTGAAGATGCACCTCGACGGCGCAAGACTTTGGAATGCCGTCGTGGCCTCGGGCATCCCCGCCTCGGCGTGGGCGGCGCCCTTCGACACGGTCTCGGTCTGCTTCTCGAAGGGGCTCGGCGCTCCGGTCGGCTCAGCCCTGGTGGGGCCCGCTGAAATCATCCACAAGGCGGCGCTCCGTCTGCGCAAGGTCTTCGGCGGCGGGATGCGCCAGGCCGGGATCATCGCCGCCGGGGCGCTACACGCGCTCGACCACCACGTCGATCGGCTGGCCGAAGACCACGCCAACGCCCGCGTCATTGCCGCCGCGGTCGAAGCTGTCGACGGGCTTTCGCTGGAGTGCGGGCCGGTCGAGACCAACCTCATCTGGATCGCCGTCGCCCCCAGGCTCGGCACCGCGGCCAACTTTGCCGCTCGGCTGCGTGAGCATGGCGTTCTGGTCAGTCCGCTCGGCCCTCAGGTGGTCCGAGCCTGCACGCACCTGAACGTCTCGGCCGATCAGACGACACGCGCCGCCGTCGCGTTCAAAGAGGCGGCCAGGACGACCTGA
- a CDS encoding DUF1559 domain-containing protein, with protein MIREMGWSAKRGACVRHGARNGFTLIELLIVISVISLAIALLLPAVQSAREAARRIQCIDHLKQLGLALHQYHDIHGQFPLGSVSRDPVTTLGGNHRIPFCVSLLPYIEQGASFSNYNINLSFQRSENSTSRLTRIETFQCPSDDPVVYVNSQSVAIDHKGNYGVNWGPNTYFNQEPGGAPFYINYGAGFADFIDGASNTLAMMEMRQSPSQTGGLLDRRGRIWNDNSSCYQLTAKLTPNNQAPDRGICGNDPSDNLPCLYSTDPANHFLTARSQHPGGLNALLCDGSARFFKDSVALATWKAMSTTQGGEGLSID; from the coding sequence ATGATCCGTGAAATGGGATGGTCGGCCAAGCGTGGGGCGTGCGTTCGGCACGGGGCGCGAAACGGTTTCACGCTGATCGAGCTGCTAATTGTCATCTCGGTGATATCGCTGGCGATCGCGCTGCTGCTGCCGGCGGTGCAGTCGGCCCGCGAGGCGGCCAGGCGCATCCAGTGCATCGATCATCTGAAGCAGCTCGGTCTCGCGCTCCATCAATACCACGATATCCACGGCCAGTTCCCGCTCGGGTCTGTCAGCCGCGACCCGGTCACGACGCTGGGCGGAAACCACCGGATCCCATTCTGCGTCTCGCTGTTACCTTACATCGAGCAGGGCGCGTCGTTCTCGAACTACAATATCAACCTCTCGTTCCAACGTTCTGAGAACTCCACCTCGCGGCTGACCAGGATCGAGACGTTTCAATGTCCGTCGGACGACCCCGTGGTGTATGTCAATTCGCAATCGGTGGCCATCGATCACAAGGGGAATTATGGCGTAAATTGGGGTCCGAATACGTATTTTAATCAGGAGCCCGGTGGGGCGCCGTTCTACATCAATTACGGAGCGGGTTTCGCTGACTTCATCGATGGAGCGAGCAACACGCTGGCAATGATGGAGATGCGTCAATCCCCCTCGCAGACTGGTGGCTTGCTCGACCGCCGCGGCCGGATCTGGAACGACAACTCGTCGTGCTATCAGCTCACGGCGAAGCTGACGCCGAACAATCAGGCTCCCGACAGGGGTATCTGCGGCAACGACCCCAGCGACAATCTTCCCTGCCTCTATTCCACCGACCCCGCCAATCATTTCCTGACGGCTCGGAGCCAGCATCCGGGTGGCCTGAACGCCCTTCTTTGCGACGGCTCGGCGCGCTTCTTCAAGGACTCGGTCGCCCTGGCGACCTGGAAAGCGATGAGTACCACGCAGGGCGGCGAGGGCCTCTCGATCGATTGA
- a CDS encoding IS5 family transposase translates to MLVVDGDGDGVPLACHLDSARPSEVTLLERTLDNVSIKRRRDGTTPRPRLLILDRAYDSDPLRDRLAARGIEMVCPHRRNRRRPATQRAGRLRRYYRWRWRVERTFAWLGNFRRLLVRHERTPRIYRAFFHLACMLITMRKL, encoded by the coding sequence ATGCTCGTCGTCGACGGCGACGGCGACGGCGTCCCGCTGGCCTGCCACCTCGACTCGGCCCGCCCATCGGAGGTGACGCTCCTGGAGCGGACGCTCGACAACGTGAGCATCAAGCGCCGGCGGGATGGGACGACGCCACGCCCGAGGCTGCTGATCCTGGACCGGGCCTACGACAGCGACCCGCTGCGGGACCGGCTGGCCGCGCGGGGGATCGAGATGGTCTGCCCGCACCGCAGGAACCGCAGGAGGCCGGCGACGCAGCGGGCGGGCCGGCTGCGTCGTTACTACAGGTGGCGGTGGCGGGTCGAGCGGACGTTCGCCTGGCTGGGCAACTTCCGCCGGCTCCTGGTCCGGCACGAGCGGACGCCGCGAATCTACCGGGCGTTCTTTCACCTGGCCTGCATGCTGATCACGATGCGGAAGTTATGA
- the hisC gene encoding histidinol-phosphate transaminase, translating into MSSYFRPEIDRMQGYVPGEQPRGGSVTKLNTNENPYPPSPRVAEAIAASLGEPLRRYPDPVGTDFRKAAARLHGVSPEMILAGNGSDDLLTILTRAFVGQGQLAVAPTPSYILYRTLIEIQGGRFLEVPFDSTWRLDHSRFAHPEARLAYLANPNSPSGTMLTPDEVSDLANKLPCPLIVDEAYGDFADLHCIALIADHPNVIVTRTLSKGYGLAGLRLGYLIARPEIVDGLSKVKDSYNCDLLSLVGATAALDDQPYLGTTRALILATRARLVETMRRRGYTVPDTQANFAWCTGGPPAAPLYEALKSRGILVRLMRYPGYDDGLRITVGTDEQVDHFLEVHADLTRP; encoded by the coding sequence ATGAGCAGCTACTTCCGCCCCGAAATCGACCGGATGCAAGGCTACGTTCCCGGCGAGCAGCCGAGGGGCGGGAGCGTGACCAAACTCAACACAAATGAGAATCCATACCCCCCCTCGCCTCGCGTGGCCGAAGCCATCGCCGCGTCCCTGGGCGAGCCCCTCCGACGGTACCCCGACCCCGTCGGCACCGACTTCCGCAAAGCCGCCGCGCGGCTGCACGGCGTTTCCCCTGAGATGATCCTGGCCGGAAATGGCTCCGACGACCTCCTGACGATCCTCACCCGTGCCTTCGTCGGCCAGGGCCAACTGGCCGTCGCACCCACCCCCAGCTACATCCTCTATCGCACTCTGATCGAGATCCAGGGCGGACGTTTCCTGGAAGTCCCCTTCGATTCCACCTGGCGTCTCGATCACTCCAGGTTCGCTCATCCCGAGGCCAGGCTTGCCTACCTAGCAAATCCAAACAGCCCGTCGGGCACGATGCTCACCCCCGACGAGGTGTCCGACCTGGCGAACAAGCTTCCCTGCCCGTTGATCGTGGATGAAGCCTACGGAGACTTCGCCGACCTCCACTGCATCGCCCTGATCGCCGATCACCCAAACGTCATCGTCACCCGAACCCTGAGCAAGGGCTACGGCCTGGCCGGCCTGCGCCTTGGCTACCTCATCGCGCGTCCCGAGATCGTCGATGGACTCTCGAAGGTCAAAGACTCTTACAACTGCGACCTCCTGAGCCTGGTCGGAGCCACTGCGGCCCTCGACGACCAGCCCTACCTCGGAACAACCCGCGCCCTGATCCTCGCCACCCGCGCCCGGCTCGTCGAGACCATGCGTCGTCGCGGTTACACTGTCCCCGATACCCAAGCCAACTTCGCCTGGTGCACCGGTGGCCCCCCGGCTGCCCCACTCTACGAGGCTCTGAAATCCCGAGGGATCCTCGTCCGCCTTATGCGTTACCCCGGCTACGACGACGGCCTGCGCATCACCGTGGGTACTGACGAGCAGGTCGACCACTTCCTCGAAGTCCACGCCGATTTGACCCGCCCATGA
- a CDS encoding DNA-3-methyladenine glycosylase I: MPDRCTWAESDPLLRAYHDEEWGVPERDSRALWEKLMLDGFQAGLSWLTILRKRDAFRTAFRGFAPEIVARFGESDVARMLEDAGIVRSRAKIEATIGNARVYLAMAEAGEDFSAFVWGMAGGSPIKNDGSAIPTKTALSAEISSALKARGFKFVGPVIVYAWMQATGIVNDHAPGCIGNHPDRRQNRL; encoded by the coding sequence ATGCCCGATCGCTGCACCTGGGCGGAGTCCGATCCGTTGCTCCGGGCCTACCACGACGAGGAGTGGGGCGTGCCGGAACGCGACAGCCGTGCTCTCTGGGAGAAGCTGATGCTGGACGGGTTCCAGGCCGGGCTCTCATGGCTCACGATCCTCCGCAAGCGAGACGCCTTTCGCACGGCCTTCCGGGGCTTCGCCCCGGAAATCGTGGCGCGATTTGGTGAGTCGGACGTCGCCCGGATGCTCGAGGACGCGGGCATCGTCCGCTCAAGGGCCAAGATCGAGGCGACCATCGGCAACGCGCGCGTCTACTTGGCGATGGCCGAGGCCGGCGAGGACTTCTCGGCCTTCGTCTGGGGCATGGCGGGGGGCTCGCCGATCAAGAACGACGGATCCGCAATCCCGACGAAAACCGCGCTCTCTGCGGAGATCTCATCGGCACTGAAAGCACGCGGATTCAAGTTCGTCGGGCCCGTCATCGTCTACGCCTGGATGCAGGCGACGGGGATCGTCAACGACCACGCCCCCGGATGCATTGGCAACCACCCAGATCGTCGCCAAAATCGGCTCTAA
- the hisD gene encoding histidinol dehydrogenase yields the protein MATTLPIARIDTSTEDAGEAIRELRRRLSPRGDVVSPQGRARTIAAFGEPLTPQQVVERICADVQARGMEAVLDYTSRIDGVLLDPASVRVSLDELADAHSKADPEYLKTIRRVRNNILGFQSGILHRDATMRQGPGCELKLRYRPLRRVGVCIPGGAAAYPSSLLMTVVPAQAAGVPEIAVVVPPTPFGGYNVDLLAACHALNVKEVYRVGGAQAVAALAYGVDGIEGVDKIVGPGNLFVALAKRQVYGEVDIDSIAGPSEVVLIADWTAEPRYIAADLISQAEHSPGASVLITWEPDLIDRVSDALVDQLSRLSRGDLARDSLERFGALILVRDEAEAVALTNKIAPEHLHISTSDPDRLAEVLYDAGAIFLGHDTPVAVGDYAAGPSHVLPTGGTARWASGLTANDFLKRTSLIRVDREGLASLAPDIRMLADKEGLSAHRSSVDIRLDDTQGTTAD from the coding sequence ATGGCCACCACGCTGCCGATCGCCCGCATCGACACCAGCACCGAGGACGCAGGCGAGGCCATCCGCGAGCTGCGGCGTCGGCTCAGTCCTCGCGGCGACGTCGTCAGCCCGCAGGGGCGGGCTCGCACCATCGCCGCCTTCGGCGAGCCGCTCACGCCCCAGCAGGTCGTTGAACGGATCTGTGCCGACGTCCAGGCGCGAGGCATGGAGGCGGTGCTGGATTATACCTCGCGCATCGACGGCGTCCTCCTCGATCCGGCGTCCGTCCGCGTCAGTCTCGACGAATTGGCGGACGCCCACTCCAAGGCCGATCCCGAGTATCTGAAGACGATCCGCCGCGTTCGCAACAATATTCTCGGGTTTCAGTCGGGCATCCTCCATCGCGACGCCACGATGCGCCAGGGGCCCGGCTGCGAGCTGAAGCTGCGATATCGCCCGCTCCGGCGCGTGGGCGTATGCATCCCGGGTGGGGCAGCCGCCTATCCATCGTCGCTCCTGATGACGGTCGTCCCCGCGCAGGCGGCCGGGGTTCCCGAGATTGCCGTCGTCGTCCCTCCGACCCCCTTCGGCGGCTACAACGTTGATCTTCTCGCCGCCTGCCACGCCCTGAACGTAAAGGAAGTCTACCGAGTCGGCGGTGCCCAGGCGGTTGCGGCCCTGGCCTACGGAGTTGACGGGATCGAGGGGGTCGACAAGATCGTCGGGCCCGGGAACCTGTTCGTGGCGCTAGCCAAGCGGCAGGTCTACGGCGAGGTCGACATCGATAGCATCGCCGGCCCCAGCGAGGTCGTCTTGATCGCAGACTGGACCGCCGAGCCCCGCTACATCGCCGCCGATCTCATCAGCCAGGCCGAGCATTCCCCCGGCGCCAGCGTCCTCATCACCTGGGAGCCGGACCTCATCGACCGGGTCTCAGACGCCCTCGTCGACCAGCTCTCTCGCCTGAGCCGGGGCGATCTGGCCCGCGACAGCCTGGAGCGATTTGGCGCACTGATCCTGGTGCGCGACGAGGCCGAGGCCGTCGCCCTGACCAACAAGATCGCGCCCGAACACCTTCACATCTCAACCTCCGACCCCGACCGCCTCGCCGAGGTCCTCTACGACGCGGGGGCCATCTTCCTGGGCCACGACACACCGGTCGCCGTGGGCGACTATGCCGCCGGCCCGTCGCACGTCCTTCCCACAGGAGGGACCGCCCGCTGGGCATCGGGCCTGACGGCGAACGACTTCCTCAAGCGAACGAGCCTCATCCGCGTCGACCGCGAGGGCCTCGCCTCGCTCGCCCCCGACATCCGCATGCTCGCCGACAAGGAAGGCCTCTCGGCCCACCGTTCCAGCGTCGACATCCGCCTTGATGACACCCAAGGGACCACGGCCGATTGA
- a CDS encoding transposase gives MARKRIICIRQPELADEEWALLAPHLPEPRASARGGPRPVPNRPVVEGILWILRNGARWRAMPEGFPAPATCWRRISACEADGTWVAARRAFLGALDDRMRLRWDECCADGSFAPAKKGATASVPPRRARGPNGCSSSTATATASRWPATSTRPAHRR, from the coding sequence ATGGCCCGCAAACGCATCATCTGCATCCGCCAGCCCGAGCTGGCCGACGAGGAATGGGCCCTGCTCGCACCCCACCTCCCCGAGCCCCGGGCCTCGGCCAGGGGCGGTCCCAGGCCGGTCCCCAACCGCCCGGTCGTCGAGGGCATCCTCTGGATCCTCCGCAACGGCGCCCGATGGAGGGCGATGCCCGAGGGCTTCCCGGCGCCGGCGACCTGCTGGCGGCGGATCTCCGCGTGCGAGGCCGACGGCACCTGGGTCGCCGCCCGGCGGGCCTTCCTCGGCGCGCTCGACGACCGGATGCGGCTGCGATGGGACGAGTGCTGCGCCGATGGGTCCTTCGCCCCGGCGAAGAAGGGGGCGACGGCGTCGGTCCCACCAAGAAGGGCAAGGGGACCAAATGGATGCTCGTCGTCGACGGCGACGGCGACGGCGTCCCGCTGGCCTGCCACCTCGACTCGGCCCGCCCATCGGAGGTGA
- a CDS encoding protein kinase → MAKLDLTVLSSSSSSASSIVEKPEVETPPAPRERPIPAIRGYQILGELGRGGMGVVYLAREVGLNRPCALKMILAGAHADDEAKSRFLAEAEAVARLQHPNIVQIHHVGEADGLPFFELEYVEGGSLDKRLDGNPWPPRRAAELVESLARGVAQAHRLGIVHRDLKPANILIAADGTPKITDFGLARAMNTESDLTATQSVMGSPSYMAPEQAEGKTKGLGPLADVYALGAILYKLLAGRPPFRGAAVQETLEQVKTVEPVPPSRLVHGLPRDIETIALKCLEKEPGKRYDSAEALAADLRRFLDNEPIVARPVPPWERAIKWARRRPSIVSLAVSVFLLLGLLLGLWIWSYAEIHRSLATAERLARTEAVANAIAQDQTKIANQRAEDLAWEDYINRVNRAYGEVQADNIALAEDLLHGCPIERRGWEWHYVNRLCHPERLSVEALGGIVVSIAYSPDGRLIAIGSRGPSSIGKGSSIVELWNRETGQRQQLIHCVENLIWSVRFSPDGTKLAIGGSNPQIEIRDVKTGEILWAEHEPKLPHAMSVAFNPDGKSLAVGFGRFSQDNVHKVTLYEVANGRKTFTFPGPKGGVNDLAFHRDGRHLAVAGSKLVEVWDVVARMRVHEIPGDSRYVYTVAFSPDGKWLAIGGWDRVIKLRDAATGEEQLTLYGHQGFIRDLAFSPDSRSLVSTGEDRSVRLWEIPTGRPIGVFHGHADFVQAVAFAPDGRELASGGLDGTMKVWDRRTSLPVVFDRHTGWVVSLGFRRDGRRVVSEAGPYRLEGDTTMGWDPVTGDPDPAMTGVVPASHGDAYLPPSLFPFEGMPQPVTSPDGTRLARVWVGGDGFLTFDRSKKYAKITVVVLDVATGRVLHTLVGHTADIVAIAFSPDGRRIATASYDRTIKLWDTATGREVFTLRGHTAGLLVVAFSPDGRRIVSGGIDFTARVWDATPLTDDVLRAHDSRNQQRVQAFEELARVTEAAQRAESLARSGRWDLAAAAFSKFVEQEPDSPTLRYSYIRSLAGARDSAGLRRACEDLLSRFGKVNDFVHANSLAWYCVLAPGSVEDYEAPVRLAEYALAAKPVRGRELSGYLMTLGAALYRVGRFEDAARRFDESNRAREDGGDPKGFAFQAMVNHRLRRRDEAKHWLEKLAAYQPKAGSDFSWDDVEIRILRREAEELILGSSSAAASAPPKNTASHHRAETK, encoded by the coding sequence GTGGCCAAGCTTGATCTGACAGTTCTATCGTCGAGCAGTTCGTCGGCCAGCTCCATCGTCGAAAAGCCGGAAGTCGAGACTCCTCCGGCTCCCCGGGAGCGGCCCATCCCCGCGATCCGCGGCTACCAGATCCTGGGAGAACTGGGCCGCGGCGGCATGGGGGTCGTCTACCTTGCGAGAGAGGTCGGTCTGAATCGCCCCTGCGCCTTGAAGATGATCCTTGCCGGCGCCCATGCGGACGACGAGGCCAAATCCCGCTTCCTGGCCGAGGCGGAGGCTGTCGCCCGTTTGCAACACCCGAACATCGTCCAGATCCACCACGTTGGCGAGGCCGACGGCCTGCCGTTCTTCGAGCTGGAGTACGTCGAGGGGGGCAGCCTCGACAAACGGCTCGACGGCAACCCCTGGCCGCCTCGGCGGGCGGCCGAGCTGGTCGAGTCACTGGCGCGCGGCGTTGCCCAGGCGCATCGCCTGGGCATCGTCCACCGCGACCTGAAACCTGCCAACATCTTGATTGCCGCCGACGGCACCCCCAAGATCACCGACTTCGGCCTGGCCAGGGCCATGAACACCGAGAGCGACCTGACGGCCACCCAATCGGTCATGGGCTCGCCCAGCTACATGGCCCCCGAGCAGGCCGAGGGCAAGACCAAGGGGCTCGGGCCACTCGCCGACGTCTACGCCCTGGGGGCGATCCTCTACAAGCTGCTGGCCGGCCGCCCGCCGTTTCGGGGTGCGGCGGTCCAGGAGACGTTGGAGCAGGTCAAGACGGTCGAGCCCGTGCCGCCGTCGCGGCTTGTCCACGGCCTGCCGCGCGACATCGAGACGATTGCGCTGAAATGCCTGGAGAAGGAGCCAGGGAAGCGCTACGACTCGGCCGAAGCGTTGGCCGCCGACCTCCGACGGTTCCTCGACAACGAGCCGATCGTGGCGCGACCGGTCCCGCCCTGGGAGCGGGCCATCAAGTGGGCGCGGCGCCGGCCATCGATCGTGTCACTGGCCGTGTCCGTCTTCCTGCTCCTCGGGTTATTGCTGGGGCTCTGGATCTGGTCCTACGCCGAGATCCACCGGTCGCTCGCGACGGCCGAAAGACTGGCCAGGACCGAAGCCGTGGCCAATGCGATCGCCCAGGATCAGACGAAGATCGCCAACCAGCGAGCGGAGGACCTGGCCTGGGAAGATTACATCAACCGGGTCAACCGGGCCTATGGCGAGGTGCAAGCCGATAACATCGCACTGGCCGAGGACCTGCTCCACGGCTGTCCGATCGAGCGCCGCGGCTGGGAGTGGCACTACGTCAATCGGCTCTGCCACCCCGAGCGCCTGTCTGTTGAGGCGCTCGGCGGCATCGTCGTCTCAATCGCCTACAGCCCCGATGGACGCCTCATTGCCATTGGCTCGCGCGGGCCTTCCTCCATTGGCAAGGGCAGTTCAATCGTCGAGCTGTGGAATCGGGAGACTGGCCAGCGGCAGCAGCTCATTCACTGCGTCGAGAACCTCATTTGGAGCGTGAGATTCAGTCCCGACGGAACCAAGCTGGCCATTGGCGGGTCGAACCCCCAAATCGAGATCCGAGATGTCAAGACCGGGGAAATCCTCTGGGCCGAACATGAGCCCAAGTTACCTCATGCCATGAGCGTCGCCTTCAACCCCGATGGCAAATCGCTGGCCGTGGGTTTTGGCCGATTCAGCCAGGACAATGTCCACAAGGTCACGCTTTACGAGGTTGCAAACGGCCGGAAGACGTTCACGTTCCCCGGCCCGAAGGGAGGGGTCAACGACCTGGCGTTCCACCGCGACGGTAGACATCTTGCCGTCGCCGGCTCGAAGCTCGTCGAGGTCTGGGACGTCGTGGCCCGCATGAGAGTCCATGAAATCCCGGGCGATTCAAGGTATGTGTATACCGTCGCCTTCAGCCCCGACGGGAAGTGGCTGGCCATCGGCGGCTGGGACCGGGTGATCAAGCTCCGGGACGCGGCCACCGGCGAGGAGCAACTGACACTCTACGGGCATCAGGGGTTCATCCGCGACCTGGCCTTCAGCCCCGACAGCCGATCGCTTGTCTCGACGGGCGAGGACAGGAGTGTCCGGCTCTGGGAGATTCCCACCGGCCGCCCGATCGGTGTGTTCCACGGCCATGCCGACTTCGTGCAAGCCGTCGCCTTCGCTCCCGACGGCCGCGAGCTGGCCTCGGGCGGCCTGGACGGGACGATGAAGGTCTGGGACCGGCGGACGAGTCTCCCGGTCGTTTTCGACCGGCATACGGGCTGGGTGGTGAGCCTGGGCTTCCGCCGTGACGGCAGGCGGGTCGTCTCCGAAGCGGGCCCTTACCGGCTCGAGGGGGATACGACCATGGGCTGGGACCCGGTTACGGGCGACCCCGACCCCGCGATGACCGGTGTCGTCCCCGCGTCACACGGGGACGCATACCTCCCGCCATCCTTATTCCCATTTGAGGGCATGCCTCAGCCCGTGACCAGCCCTGACGGCACGCGGCTCGCCCGTGTGTGGGTTGGGGGTGATGGGTTCCTGACGTTCGATCGCAGCAAGAAGTACGCGAAAATCACGGTCGTGGTCCTCGACGTGGCGACCGGCCGGGTCCTCCACACTCTTGTCGGCCATACCGCGGACATCGTCGCTATCGCCTTCAGCCCCGACGGCCGTCGGATCGCCACCGCCAGCTATGATCGAACGATCAAGCTCTGGGACACGGCGACCGGCCGCGAGGTCTTCACCCTCCGCGGCCATACCGCCGGCTTGCTCGTGGTGGCCTTCAGCCCCGACGGCCGCCGGATCGTTTCCGGCGGCATCGACTTCACCGCCCGCGTCTGGGACGCGACCCCGCTCACCGACGACGTCCTCCGGGCGCACGACTCTCGGAATCAGCAGCGGGTCCAGGCGTTCGAGGAACTTGCCAGGGTGACCGAGGCGGCCCAACGGGCCGAGAGCCTGGCTCGGAGCGGGCGGTGGGACCTGGCGGCCGCGGCCTTCAGCAAGTTCGTCGAGCAGGAGCCCGACAGCCCGACCCTTCGGTATTCATACATCCGGTCCCTCGCGGGGGCTCGGGACAGCGCCGGGCTCCGGCGCGCCTGCGAAGACCTGCTCAGCAGGTTTGGCAAAGTGAACGATTTCGTCCATGCCAACAGCTTAGCCTGGTATTGCGTGCTGGCTCCGGGCTCGGTCGAGGACTACGAGGCCCCGGTGCGTCTGGCAGAGTACGCTCTGGCCGCGAAACCGGTGCGAGGTCGAGAGCTAAGCGGGTATCTCATGACCCTCGGGGCGGCTCTCTACCGCGTTGGCCGATTCGAGGACGCCGCCCGCCGTTTCGACGAAAGCAATCGAGCCCGTGAGGATGGAGGCGATCCGAAGGGGTTCGCCTTCCAGGCGATGGTCAACCACCGCCTGCGCCGGCGCGATGAGGCCAAACACTGGCTGGAAAAGCTGGCGGCCTATCAGCCCAAGGCGGGCTCCGATTTCTCCTGGGACGACGTGGAGATTCGCATCCTGCGCCGCGAGGCCGAAGAGTTGATCCTCGGAAGCTCTTCCGCCGCCGCTTCCGCTCCACCAAAGAATACGGCGAGCCATCACCGAGCCGAGACGAAGTAA
- a CDS encoding GNAT family N-acetyltransferase, with the protein MTVPAAVIRPARPEDIETLITMIRELAKYEALEHEVRATPELLNLHLFGERPFAEAWIAEAEGEVAGFVLFFHTFSTWRGLPGIYLEDLYVRPAHRGLGLGKALLARLATLALERGCGRLEWAVLDWNAPAIGFYQAMGATPMDEWTVFRVEDSALETLAGQASI; encoded by the coding sequence ATGACCGTGCCCGCCGCCGTGATCCGCCCCGCTCGCCCCGAAGACATCGAGACGCTTATAACCATGATCCGCGAGTTGGCCAAATACGAGGCGCTGGAGCACGAGGTCAGGGCCACCCCCGAACTGCTCAACTTGCACCTTTTCGGCGAGCGACCTTTTGCCGAGGCCTGGATCGCCGAGGCCGAGGGAGAGGTCGCCGGCTTCGTGCTCTTCTTCCACACGTTCTCGACCTGGCGCGGCCTGCCCGGGATCTATCTGGAAGACCTCTACGTCAGGCCCGCCCACCGTGGCCTGGGCCTGGGCAAGGCCCTGCTGGCTCGCCTGGCCACCCTCGCCCTGGAACGCGGCTGCGGAAGGCTGGAGTGGGCGGTACTCGACTGGAACGCGCCTGCGATCGGCTTCTACCAGGCGATGGGCGCCACGCCGATGGACGAGTGGACCGTCTTCCGAGTCGAAGACTCCGCCCTTGAAACACTTGCCGGTCAGGCCTCGATCTGA
- a CDS encoding methyltransferase domain-containing protein produces the protein MTVPDDWYRSFFGGLIVDFWRAVTTPEMTAEEADGLVRLAGLEPGMRVLDVPCGDGRIAIELASRGMVVTGIDISPEFIAIARESARDLADSFRVGEMRDLPPSAGFDAAYCVGNSFGYLTDDGNAAFLSALAGTLRPGGTLVLATQMLAETLFPVYEGGMAMDFDGIRVDSTHMYLPLTTRVETRYELTRGDAHQVECNTHRVYTCREVDALLAAAGFVDRRIFGDWEGEPFDIGCPHGIFVCKRA, from the coding sequence ATGACCGTGCCCGACGACTGGTATCGCAGCTTCTTCGGCGGCCTGATCGTCGACTTCTGGCGTGCCGTGACGACCCCCGAGATGACCGCCGAGGAGGCCGACGGCCTGGTCCGCCTGGCCGGGCTCGAGCCCGGGATGCGGGTGCTGGACGTCCCCTGCGGCGACGGCCGGATCGCGATTGAGCTGGCCTCGCGCGGCATGGTCGTGACGGGCATCGACATCTCGCCCGAGTTCATCGCCATCGCCCGCGAGTCTGCCAGAGACCTCGCCGACTCGTTCCGCGTCGGCGAAATGCGCGACCTGCCGCCGTCAGCCGGGTTCGACGCCGCTTACTGCGTGGGCAACAGCTTCGGCTACCTGACCGACGACGGGAACGCCGCGTTCCTGTCTGCCCTGGCCGGGACCTTGAGACCTGGAGGCACGCTCGTCCTCGCCACTCAGATGCTGGCCGAGACCCTCTTCCCCGTCTACGAGGGGGGGATGGCCATGGACTTCGACGGCATCCGGGTCGACAGCACCCACATGTACTTGCCGCTGACGACCCGCGTCGAGACCCGCTACGAGCTGACCAGGGGAGACGCGCACCAGGTCGAGTGCAACACACACCGGGTTTACACCTGCAGGGAGGTCGACGCCCTGCTCGCCGCCGCGGGCTTCGTCGATCGCCGGATCTTCGGAGATTGGGAGGGCGAGCCGTTCGACATCGGCTGCCCTCATGGCATCTTCGTCTGCAAGCGGGCCTGA